From one Plantibacter flavus genomic stretch:
- the xylA gene encoding xylose isomerase → MSLTPTKADRFSFGLWTIGYNGTDPFGGPTRPDLDVVEAVTRLNDLGAYGLTFHDDDLFAFGSTDAERQKQIDRLKQALADTGVIVPMVTTNLFSAPVFKDGGFTSNDRAVRRFALRKVLRNLDLAAELGAKTFVMWGGREGAEYDSAKDVQAALERYREAVNFLGDYVTDKGYDIRFAIEPKPNEPRGDILLPTLGHAMAFIETLERPELVGINPEVGHEQMAGLNFTAGIAQALYQGKLYHIDLNGQRGIKYDQDLVFGHGDLQNAFSLVDLLEHGGVNGGPAYDGPRHFDYKPSRTEDITGVWDSAAANMRMYLLLKERAEAFRADPEVQEALAAARVPELREPTLNPGETVEQLLADRSSYEDFDADAYFGGKGFGFVRLQQLAVDHLMGAR, encoded by the coding sequence GCCGATCGGTTCTCCTTCGGCCTCTGGACGATCGGCTACAACGGGACCGACCCGTTCGGCGGCCCCACCCGCCCCGACCTCGACGTGGTCGAGGCCGTCACCCGCCTGAACGACCTCGGCGCCTACGGCCTCACCTTCCACGACGACGACCTCTTCGCCTTCGGCTCGACCGACGCCGAACGCCAGAAGCAGATCGACCGCCTCAAGCAGGCCCTCGCCGACACCGGCGTCATCGTGCCGATGGTGACCACCAACCTGTTCAGCGCGCCCGTGTTCAAGGACGGCGGCTTCACCTCCAACGACCGCGCCGTCCGTCGCTTCGCCCTCCGCAAGGTGCTCCGCAACCTCGACCTCGCCGCCGAGCTCGGTGCCAAGACCTTCGTCATGTGGGGCGGCCGCGAGGGCGCCGAGTACGACTCCGCGAAGGACGTGCAGGCGGCCCTCGAGCGCTACCGCGAGGCCGTCAACTTCCTCGGCGACTACGTGACCGACAAGGGCTACGACATCCGCTTCGCGATCGAGCCGAAGCCCAACGAGCCCCGCGGCGACATCCTGCTCCCGACACTCGGCCACGCGATGGCGTTCATCGAGACCCTCGAGCGCCCGGAGCTCGTCGGCATCAACCCCGAGGTCGGCCACGAGCAGATGGCGGGCCTGAACTTCACGGCCGGTATCGCCCAGGCGCTCTATCAGGGCAAGCTCTACCACATCGACCTCAACGGCCAGCGGGGCATCAAGTACGACCAGGACCTCGTCTTCGGTCACGGCGACCTGCAGAACGCGTTCTCGCTCGTCGACCTCCTCGAGCACGGTGGCGTGAACGGCGGCCCCGCGTACGACGGCCCGCGTCACTTCGACTACAAGCCGAGCCGCACCGAGGACATCACCGGCGTGTGGGACTCCGCAGCCGCCAACATGCGCATGTACCTGCTGCTCAAGGAACGCGCCGAGGCGTTCCGCGCCGACCCCGAGGTGCAGGAGGCGCTGGCCGCCGCCCGCGTGCCCGAGCTGCGCGAGCCGACGCTCAACCCCGGCGAGACCGTCGAGCAGCTGCTCGCCGACCGCTCGTCGTACGAGGACTTCGACGCCGACGCCTACTTCGGCGGCAAGGGCTTCGGGTTCGTCCGCCTGCAGCAGCTGGCCGTCGACCACCTCATGGGCGCGCGCTGA
- the xylB gene encoding xylulokinase, whose amino-acid sequence MTLVAGIDSSTQSCKVVIRDAETGALVREGRAAHPAGTEVDPAAWWQALQEAASAAGGLADVAAVSVAAQQHGMVALDVDGRVIRPALLWNDTRSAQAATDLITEFGAAELAQRTGCVPVASFTITKLRWLRDAEPANAAEVAAVALPHDWLSWRLRGFGPTDESPLGADLAELTTDRSDASGTGYWSPADGEYDRELLMAALGHDAILPRVLAPEESAGTGVDGGLIGPGTVIGAGAGDNAGAALGLGATAGDVVVSIGTSGTVFAVTPAVVRDSSGTVAGFASADGAFLPLIATLNAARILDAVAALLGVDHAELGRLALEAPAGARGLVLQPYFEGERTPNRPDATATLFGMTLESTTREGLARAAIEGLLCGLADGLDAVLAQGVTAERVLLIGGAAQNPAVQAIAREVFDVPVVVPAPGEYVADGAAVQAAWALSGTRPVWTAVGAGDGAVQAVAADASGIAREQYAARA is encoded by the coding sequence ATGACGCTCGTCGCCGGCATCGATTCGTCCACCCAGAGCTGCAAGGTCGTCATCCGCGACGCCGAGACGGGAGCACTCGTCCGCGAAGGACGCGCGGCGCACCCCGCCGGCACCGAGGTCGACCCGGCCGCGTGGTGGCAGGCGCTGCAGGAGGCGGCCTCCGCCGCAGGCGGATTGGCAGATGTCGCCGCGGTGTCGGTCGCGGCCCAGCAGCACGGCATGGTCGCGCTCGACGTCGACGGACGCGTCATCCGTCCGGCACTCCTCTGGAACGACACCCGGAGCGCGCAGGCCGCGACGGACCTCATCACGGAGTTCGGCGCTGCGGAACTCGCCCAGCGGACCGGGTGCGTCCCCGTCGCCTCCTTCACGATCACGAAGCTGCGCTGGCTGCGCGACGCCGAACCCGCGAACGCCGCCGAGGTCGCCGCCGTCGCGCTCCCCCACGACTGGCTGAGCTGGCGTCTGCGCGGCTTCGGCCCAACCGACGAGAGCCCACTCGGCGCGGACCTCGCCGAACTGACGACCGACCGATCCGACGCCTCCGGCACCGGGTACTGGTCCCCCGCCGACGGCGAGTACGACCGCGAGCTGCTCATGGCAGCGCTCGGCCACGATGCGATCCTCCCGCGCGTGCTCGCGCCGGAGGAGTCGGCCGGGACCGGTGTCGACGGTGGCCTCATCGGGCCGGGCACCGTCATCGGGGCGGGCGCCGGTGACAACGCCGGAGCCGCCCTCGGGCTCGGGGCGACGGCCGGCGACGTCGTCGTGTCGATCGGGACGAGCGGGACGGTGTTCGCCGTGACGCCGGCCGTGGTCCGCGACAGCTCGGGCACCGTCGCCGGGTTCGCCTCGGCCGACGGCGCGTTCCTGCCGCTCATCGCGACGCTCAACGCCGCCCGGATCCTCGACGCGGTGGCCGCGCTACTCGGCGTCGACCACGCGGAACTCGGTCGACTCGCGCTCGAGGCCCCGGCCGGGGCGCGCGGTCTCGTGCTCCAGCCGTACTTCGAGGGTGAGCGCACCCCGAACCGGCCGGACGCCACGGCGACCCTCTTCGGCATGACCCTGGAGTCGACGACGCGGGAGGGGCTCGCCCGGGCGGCGATCGAGGGGCTGCTCTGCGGACTCGCCGACGGTCTCGACGCGGTGCTCGCGCAGGGTGTCACGGCGGAACGGGTCCTCCTCATCGGCGGAGCGGCGCAGAACCCGGCGGTGCAGGCGATCGCGCGCGAGGTCTTCGACGTGCCGGTCGTCGTGCCGGCACCCGGGGAGTACGTCGCCGACGGCGCAGCGGTGCAGGCGGCCTGGGCGCTCAGCGGGACCCGTCCGGTGTGGACTGCGGTGGGGGCCGGCGACGGTGCGGTTCAGGCGGTCGCCGCCGACGCGTCCGGGATCGCCCGGGAGCAGTACGCCGCCCGAGCCTGA